The sequence GTGACGCGACGGAAATCAGGACGATGTCCCGACCCGGTGTTACTTAGAATTTCAGGCCCGCTTCGCGTGCAGCATCGGCCAGCGCCTTGATGCGACCGTGATAGCGGAAGCCGGAACGATCGAATGCAACGGCTTCGATACCCGCCGCCATCGCGCGCTCGGCGACTGCCTTGCCCACAGCCGCCGCAGCGGTCAGGTTCTTGGTGCCCTTGAGGCCCTCGGCGACCGACTTCTGCACGGTGGAGGCAGCTGCCACCACATTTAGGCCGGAGGCATCGAACACCTGCGCGTAGATGTGCTGACCGGTGCGATGCACCGACAGACGCGCCACGGCCAGCTTGCGGATGTGGCTGCGGGTGGACTTGGCGCGGCGCAGGCGATTTTCGTTCTTGTTCATCATGATGTCTCCAGAAAGCGGATTGGCTGGTATGAGCGGCTCTTTTGAAGAGTCCGGCCATGGATGGCCGGTCTTCGCGGAGGGACCCGCATCAAGCCTTCTTGGCTTCCTTCAAGGTGATCTTCTCGCCGGCATAACGCACGCCCTTGCCCTTGTAGGGCTCCGGCGGACGGAAGCCGCGAATCTTGGCTGCAACCTGGCCCACCGCCTGCTTGTCCGCGCCCTTGATCAGGATCTCGGTCTGCGACGGGGTTTCGATGCTGATGCCTTCCGGCGCATCGAACACCACCGGGTGGGAGAAACCCAGGCTCAAGTTCAGCGACTTGCCCTGCATCGAGGCGCGGTAACCGACGCCGACCAGCTCGAGCTTGCGCTCGTAACCGCCGAATACACCGGTGACCATGTTGGACAGCAGCGCGCGGGCGGTACCGCCGAACTTGTCGTCGGCGCCGTCGACGAGACTGACGTTCGCCACGCCATTGTCCACGGCGATGCTGACACCCGGCAGGTGATGCACGGACAGCGTACCCTTCGGGCCCTTCACGGAGATACCGTCGTTACCGACCGTCAGCTCGACACCCTTGGGCAGGGAAATGGGTTGTTTGGCAACACGTGACATCGACAGACTCCTTATGCCACTTGGCCGATGACTTCGCCGCCCAGACCCTTGGCGCGGGCCTGCGCGTCGGTCAGCAGACCGGCGGAAGTCGAAATGATCGAGATACCCAGGCCACCCAGGATCTTCGGCAGCTCGTCCTTGCCGCGATAGACGCGCAGGCCGGAGCGGCTGACACGGGAAATGCGCTCGATGGCCGGCTGGCCCTCGAAATACTTGAGCTTGATCTCGAGCACCGGCTTGCCTTCCTCGGCGGAAGTCTTGGCGTCGAGGATGTAGCCCTCGTTCTTGAGAAGGTTGGCGATCGCCAACTTCAGTTTCGACGACGGCATACGCACGGTCGGCTTGCCCATGGCCTGGGCATTGCGGACGCGCGTGAACAGATCGGCGATGGGATCAGTCATGCTCATGAAAACATCCTTCAGAGTGCACCGATATCCGATAAAACCGGAAATCAATCAGATTGTGAGCTGCCATGGACAGCAGCCTGCCTTGCGCAGACCGCTGACTATATCAGCAATTTCAGGTTTTAGCGAATTTCGATGCGATAAGTCGCATCAGCGGCTGCCTGGCGGCAGCTCGGTGAGTCGCTCGCGGCACATGCGTGCCTCGAAACAACTCCGGCTTGGGTAATTACCAGCTTGCCTTGCGCAGACCCGGCACGTCGCCGCGCATGGTCGCTTCACGCAGCTTGTTGCGACCCAGGCCGAACTTGGCGTAGACGGCACGCGGGCGACCGGTCAACGCGCAGCGGGTGCGCTGGCGCACCGGGCTGGCATCGCGCGGCAACTTCTGCAGTTTGGACTGGGCGGCCATCTTCTCCTCGTAGGAGGCGCTGGGGCTCAGCACGATCGCCTTCAGCTCGGCACGCCTGGTGGCGAACTTCTGGACGAGTTTGGTCCGCTTGATGTCGCGGTTGACCATCGAGGTCTTTGCCATGGGTATCTCTCGCGTCTATCAGTTGCGGAACGGGAAGCTGAACGCGGCCAGCAGGGCCTTCGCTTCTTCGTCGGTCTTGGCGGTGGTGGTGATGGAGATATCCATGCCACGCAACGCATCGACCTGGTCGAAGTCGATCTCAGGGAAAATGATCTGTTCCTTGATACCGAAGTTGTAGTTGCCACGGCCGTCGAAGGCCTTGCCCGAAACACCGCGGAAGTCGCGCACGCGCGGCAGCGAGATGTTGATCAGGCGATCGAGGAACTCGAACATCTGTGCACGGCGCAGGGTGACCTTGCAGCCGATCGGCCAGCCGTCGCGGATCTTGAACGAGGCCACGGAGACGCGGGCCTTGGTCGTGATCGGCTTCTGGCCGGAGATCTTGGCCATGTCGGCCACGGCGTTCTCGAGCACCTTTTTGTTGCCCGCAGCTTCACCCACGCCCATGTTCAGCGTGATCTTGGTGATGCGGGGAACCTGCATCACGTTCTGGTAGCCGAACTGCTCGGTGAGCTTCGGCACTACCTGCTCTTTGTAGAAATTTTCAAGGCGGGTCATGATCGTGATTCCTTACGCGTCCACGACCTCGCCAGTCGAACGGAACACGCGGACCTTGCGCCCATCAGCGAGCGTTTTGGTGCCGACGCGTTCACCCTTGTTCGTGGCGGGGTTGAACAGCTGCACATTGGAGAGATGGATCGAGGCTTCACGCTCGACGATGCCGCCAGCCTGGTTGGCCTGGGGGTTCGGCTTGGTGTGGCGCTTGACCAGATTCACGTTGGAGACGAACACGCGCTCGCCTGCAACACGCAGCACATCGCCGCGCTGACCCTTGTTCTTGCCGGTGATCACGAGGACCTGATCACCCTTGCGGATACGGTTCATTGTCTTGACTCCGCTCAGAGCACTTCGGGCGCAAGCGAGACGATCTTCATGAACTTCTCGCTGCGCAGCTCGCGGGTAACCGGCCCGAAAATACGGGTGCCGATCGGCTCGAGCTTGTTGTTGAGGAGCACCGCTGCATTGCCGTCGAAACGGATCAGCGAGCCATCGGGACGACGCACACCCTTGGCGGTACGTACCACCACGGCGTTGTAAACCTCGCCCTTCTTCACCTTGCCGCGGGGAATCGCATCCTTCACGGTGACCTTGATCACGTCACCGATCGCGGCGTAACGGCGCTTGGAGCCGCCGAGCACCTTGATGCACATCAGTTCCTTCGCGCCGCTGTTGTCTGCTGCGGAAAGCGTGCTTTGCATCTGGATCATGTCTGCACCCTCCCTTAGACGTTGGCGCGCGTGATGATTTCAACCACGCGGTGATGTTTGGTCTTGGACAACGGACGGCACTCCGCGATACGCACGAGGTCGCCCTCGTTGGCACCCAGGTCGTCCTGCGCATGCAGCTTGGTCGACCGGCGGATGATCTTGCCGAGCAGCCAGTGCTGCTCCTGGCGCTCGACCAGGACGGTGACCGTCTTGTCCATCTTGTTGCTGGTGACGCGGCCCTCGAGGGTGCGCGTCTGCTTCTTGTTGTCGCTCATGTCGGCCGTCCCTTACTTCTTGCCGCCGAGCACGAACTTCGTGCGGGCGATGTCACGCCGAACGCGGCGGAGCTGGTGCGGCTGAGTGAGCTGGCCGGAACCCTTTTGCATGCGCAGGTTGAACTGCTCCTTGCGCAGGTCCAGCAGGTGCTGCTGCAGCTCTTCGGCCGACTGGTTGTTGATATCTTTGCTGGCCATCACATCACCGCCCGGGTCACGAACTGGGTCTGCACCGAGAGCTTGGCGGCGGCCAGGCGGAACGCCTCGCGCGCCGTCGGCTCGTCGACGCCCTCGATTTCATAGAGCATGCGGCCGGGCTGGATCGGAGCGACCCAGAACTCGACGCCGCCCTTGCCCGCGCCCATGCGGACTTCGATCGGCTTCTTGGTGATCGGCTTGTCCGGGAACACGCGGATCCACAACTTGCCGCCACGCTTGACGAAGCGGGTGATGCAACGACGGGCCGCCTCGATCTGGCGCGCGGTGAGCGCACCATGCGTGGTCGCCTTCAGGCCGTACTCGCCAAAGCTGACGAGGTTGGAGCACTGGGCCAGGCCATCGTTACGGCCCTTGAACTGCTTGCGGTACTTGGTTCGCTTGGGTTGCAACATGGCAACTCTCCTTACTTCGCCGACCGCTCGCGACGGCCTTCGCCATCACGACGCGGTTCACGATCACGACGGCCTTCGCCACCCTCGCGGCGCGACGGCGCCG is a genomic window of Rhodanobacter thiooxydans containing:
- the rplR gene encoding 50S ribosomal protein L18; amino-acid sequence: MNKNENRLRRAKSTRSHIRKLAVARLSVHRTGQHIYAQVFDASGLNVVAAASTVQKSVAEGLKGTKNLTAAAAVGKAVAERAMAAGIEAVAFDRSGFRYHGRIKALADAAREAGLKF
- the rplF gene encoding 50S ribosomal protein L6; this encodes MSRVAKQPISLPKGVELTVGNDGISVKGPKGTLSVHHLPGVSIAVDNGVANVSLVDGADDKFGGTARALLSNMVTGVFGGYERKLELVGVGYRASMQGKSLNLSLGFSHPVVFDAPEGISIETPSQTEILIKGADKQAVGQVAAKIRGFRPPEPYKGKGVRYAGEKITLKEAKKA
- the rpsH gene encoding 30S ribosomal protein S8, producing the protein MSMTDPIADLFTRVRNAQAMGKPTVRMPSSKLKLAIANLLKNEGYILDAKTSAEEGKPVLEIKLKYFEGQPAIERISRVSRSGLRVYRGKDELPKILGGLGISIISTSAGLLTDAQARAKGLGGEVIGQVA
- the rpsN gene encoding 30S ribosomal protein S14, with amino-acid sequence MAKTSMVNRDIKRTKLVQKFATRRAELKAIVLSPSASYEEKMAAQSKLQKLPRDASPVRQRTRCALTGRPRAVYAKFGLGRNKLREATMRGDVPGLRKASW
- the rplE gene encoding 50S ribosomal protein L5, which codes for MMTRLENFYKEQVVPKLTEQFGYQNVMQVPRITKITLNMGVGEAAGNKKVLENAVADMAKISGQKPITTKARVSVASFKIRDGWPIGCKVTLRRAQMFEFLDRLINISLPRVRDFRGVSGKAFDGRGNYNFGIKEQIIFPEIDFDQVDALRGMDISITTTAKTDEEAKALLAAFSFPFRN
- the rplX gene encoding 50S ribosomal protein L24, which produces MNRIRKGDQVLVITGKNKGQRGDVLRVAGERVFVSNVNLVKRHTKPNPQANQAGGIVEREASIHLSNVQLFNPATNKGERVGTKTLADGRKVRVFRSTGEVVDA
- the rplN gene encoding 50S ribosomal protein L14, whose protein sequence is MIQMQSTLSAADNSGAKELMCIKVLGGSKRRYAAIGDVIKVTVKDAIPRGKVKKGEVYNAVVVRTAKGVRRPDGSLIRFDGNAAVLLNNKLEPIGTRIFGPVTRELRSEKFMKIVSLAPEVL
- the rpsQ gene encoding 30S ribosomal protein S17, encoding MSDNKKQTRTLEGRVTSNKMDKTVTVLVERQEQHWLLGKIIRRSTKLHAQDDLGANEGDLVRIAECRPLSKTKHHRVVEIITRANV
- the rpmC gene encoding 50S ribosomal protein L29, yielding MASKDINNQSAEELQQHLLDLRKEQFNLRMQKGSGQLTQPHQLRRVRRDIARTKFVLGGKK
- the rplP gene encoding 50S ribosomal protein L16; protein product: MLQPKRTKYRKQFKGRNDGLAQCSNLVSFGEYGLKATTHGALTARQIEAARRCITRFVKRGGKLWIRVFPDKPITKKPIEVRMGAGKGGVEFWVAPIQPGRMLYEIEGVDEPTAREAFRLAAAKLSVQTQFVTRAVM